From the Platichthys flesus chromosome 6, fPlaFle2.1, whole genome shotgun sequence genome, one window contains:
- the kitlga gene encoding kit ligand a isoform X1 produces MKKSKIWIRVCVYLLLFVTLGVHSSSFDVNPVTDDISKLSVLRQNIPRDYKIPVHFVPKEEGGMCWVKLNIFYLEESLQDLAHKFGNISSNRKDISIFIQMLQELRLNMDSLEPIMYDFECHYREERWQTARYFDFVKDFLIAAQNKEVSDDCNPPPCPTTPYTVTTEKYLEAESPTSSSEGLNCTTGCNPQQRLLTEVVERSLLSLLFIPLIGLVFLIVWKVRSRRNEQAPQQNPVAAAIFTGTEWNGPPLDETSEKNKLNVIEIV; encoded by the exons ATTTGGATACGTGTCTGTGTCTATTTACTGCTGTTCGTCACTCTTGGGGTACATTCAAGTAGTTTTGACGTCAACCCAGTGACAGATGACATCTCTAAGCTCTCTGTTTTG agACAAAATATTCCTAGAGATTACAAAATTCCTGTACATTTTGTTCCTAAAGAAGAG GGTGGGATGTGTTGGGTTAAATTAAACATCTTCTACTTGGAGGAGAGTTTACAAGATTTAGCGCATAAGTTTGGAAACATTTCATCCAACAGAAAAGATATTAGCATATTCATTCAAATGCTCCAAGAACTGCGGCTCAACATGGATTCTCTG GAGCCGATCATGTACGATTTTGAGTGCCACTACAGGGAAGAGAGGTGGCAGACGGCGCGATACTTTGACTTTGTCAAAGACTTCCTTATAGCTGCGCAGAATAAAGAAGTTTCCGATGACTGTAatcctcctccctgtcccacCACACCATACACAGTAACTACAGAAAAATATTTAGAAG CAGAATCGCCCACGTCCAGCAGCGAAGGCTTAAACTGTACGACAGGCTGCAATCCAC AACAGAGATTGCTGACTGAGGTGGTGGAGCGAAGCCTTCTATCCCTACTCTTCATCCCACTCATAGGCCTTGTATTTCTCATTGTGTGGAAG GTCAGGTCACGGAGGAACGAGCAGGCTCCTCAACAGAACCCTGTTGCAGCGGCAATCTTCACAGGGACAGAATGGAATGGACCTCCACTGGATGAAACATCAGAAAA
- the kitlga gene encoding kit ligand a isoform X2: MKKSKIWIRVCVYLLLFVTLGVHSSSFDVNPVTDDISKLSVLRQNIPRDYKIPVHFVPKEEGGMCWVKLNIFYLEESLQDLAHKFGNISSNRKDISIFIQMLQELRLNMDSLEPIMYDFECHYREERWQTARYFDFVKDFLIAAQNKEVSDDCNPPPCPTTPYTVTTEKYLEESPTSSSEGLNCTTGCNPQQRLLTEVVERSLLSLLFIPLIGLVFLIVWKVRSRRNEQAPQQNPVAAAIFTGTEWNGPPLDETSEKNKLNVIEIV, translated from the exons ATTTGGATACGTGTCTGTGTCTATTTACTGCTGTTCGTCACTCTTGGGGTACATTCAAGTAGTTTTGACGTCAACCCAGTGACAGATGACATCTCTAAGCTCTCTGTTTTG agACAAAATATTCCTAGAGATTACAAAATTCCTGTACATTTTGTTCCTAAAGAAGAG GGTGGGATGTGTTGGGTTAAATTAAACATCTTCTACTTGGAGGAGAGTTTACAAGATTTAGCGCATAAGTTTGGAAACATTTCATCCAACAGAAAAGATATTAGCATATTCATTCAAATGCTCCAAGAACTGCGGCTCAACATGGATTCTCTG GAGCCGATCATGTACGATTTTGAGTGCCACTACAGGGAAGAGAGGTGGCAGACGGCGCGATACTTTGACTTTGTCAAAGACTTCCTTATAGCTGCGCAGAATAAAGAAGTTTCCGATGACTGTAatcctcctccctgtcccacCACACCATACACAGTAACTACAGAAAAATATTTAGAAG AATCGCCCACGTCCAGCAGCGAAGGCTTAAACTGTACGACAGGCTGCAATCCAC AACAGAGATTGCTGACTGAGGTGGTGGAGCGAAGCCTTCTATCCCTACTCTTCATCCCACTCATAGGCCTTGTATTTCTCATTGTGTGGAAG GTCAGGTCACGGAGGAACGAGCAGGCTCCTCAACAGAACCCTGTTGCAGCGGCAATCTTCACAGGGACAGAATGGAATGGACCTCCACTGGATGAAACATCAGAAAA